Genomic DNA from Sardina pilchardus chromosome 4, fSarPil1.1, whole genome shotgun sequence:
TTCTAGTTCTGAAAACCCTGTAGGAAAAAAATATGCTTCTAGTAGGTCTCTGGAAAGCTGAGCCGGTTTCACACTAGCTGtcctacatacagtagcagGAGTGAACCGCTAACACCCCCCgccctctaccacacacacacaaacacacacacacacacacacacacacacacacacactgccctctacCACGCAcctacgcacacatacacacacacacacacacacagacagctactcacacactctctctctctctctctctctctcatacacacacacacacacacacacacacacacacacacaccatcctctaCCATATCCTGCACATGTAGAGCAGACCCTGACCACAACATACGTACTGTAAATATGTGAACTTTATCTTGAGACAAGCAAGAGAATAGACAGAGAATAGCACAACAAACATGGAATGACCAAACATGGTTAGTACTCTGACTGCTGCATATAAGATAAGCTGGAGTTGTTTAGAGTCTGTTTGGTCAGTCCAGCAAAAAAGTGTGTTGCAATAGTCTAATTGACTAGATATAAAAGCATGAACCAGCTTTTGAGAGTCTgcttgaatttaaaaaaaagaaaaataaagattcaagattcaagaaaTGTGTTGTCATGTCAAGAAGTTGATAGGAATATGTCTTGGTACAACTCTCAGACGTAAATTACATGAAGAACAGACATcataaacagaaaaacagacaaacaatacCCTGCAGACAGTTACAATAGACCACACCCAGCAGACAGTAGAACAGTTAATTCCCAGCAGACAGTAGAACAGCAGAACAGTAGACCATACCCAGCAGACAGTAGAACAGTAGAACAATTATTAGACCATACCTAGCAGACAGCAGAACAGTAGACCATACCAAGCAGACAGTAGAACAGCAGAACAATAGACAATACCCAGTAGGCAGTAGAACAATAGACCATACCCAGCAGAGAGTAGAACAATAGACCATACCCAGCAGAGAGTAGAACAATAGACCATACCCAGCAGACAGTAGAACAATAGAACATACCCAGCAGACAGTAGAACATACCCAGCAGAGAGTACAACATATCCAGCAGACAGTAGAACATACCCAGCAGACAGTAGAACATACCCAGCAGACAGTAGAACAATAGACCATACCCAGCAGACAGTAGAACATACCCAGCAGAGAGTAGAACAGTAGACCATACCCAGCAGACAGTAGAACATACCCAGCAGACAGTAGAACATACCCAGCAGACAGTAGAACAATAGACCATACCCAGCAGACAGTAGAACATACCCAGCAGACAGTAGAACATACCCAGCAGACAGTAGAACTAGACCATACCCAGCAGACAGGAGAACAATAGACCATACCCAGCAGACAGTAGAACATACCCAGCAGACAGTAGAACATACCCAGCAGACAGTAGAACTAGACCATACCCAGCAGACAGGAGAACATATCCAGCAGACAGTAGAACAGTAGACAATATACCCAGCAGACAGTAGGACAATTAACATACCCAGCAGACAGTAGGACAGTAGAACATACCCAGCAGACAGTAGGACAGTAGAACATACCCAGCAGACAGTAGAACATACCCAGCAGACAGTAGAACATACCCAGCAGACAGTAGGACAGTAGAACATACCCAGCAGACAGTAGAACATACCCAGCAGACAATAGAACATACCCAGCAGACAGTAGAACAGTAGACAATACCCCTTGGCAGAGAAAGTGCACTGTGCATACAGTTGAGAAAGTTCTGCTAGCATAGCTACTTGTGTAAAGTGCATACAGTTGTTGAAGTGCTGCTAGCATTGCTACTTGTGTAGATAAAGTGCATACAGTTGTTGAAGTGTTGCTAGCATTGCTACTTGTGTAGATAAAATGCATACAGTTGTTGAAGTGCTGCTAGCATTGCTACTTGTGTAAGTGCATACAGTTGTTGCATAGAAGTGCTGCTACTGTAGCATTGCCGCCTGTGCAGAAAACCTGTCTCACTTTAGACAAGGGGGCACTGGGCCTGGAGATGGGAAGACCTGtttccatttacacacacacacacacacaaacacacacacacacacacacacacacacacacacacacacacacacacacacacacacacacacacacacacacacacacacacacactttctggaTGTGTTCCTCTCAGGGCAGCTTCACGTGCCACTACAGCACATCAGACGTGAAGAAGAACACATGTGTGTccaaaaaaagactgaaatgttGTGGATGCGAAGATGCGTCTATATCAAggccatttacagtaactgttTTCCAACAGTATTTTAAGATATTCAAcagccatttacacacacacacacacacacacacagagagagagagagagagaagagagagagagagacagacagactaaaGCCCAATCAATATGGGATATCAATTTCGATATTTAAGAATTTAAAAAACAGATAAATGATGAATAGaccattttcatttttaaatagGCCTGACTACAGTTGAAAAGAGTCTAAAAGATTAGTCAAACACCAACTACAGCTGATACCTCCAgacaacaaccaaaacaaaacagacagacatataaaCATACAGACAAGTGGCATCAACATCCATTTGTCATACAGGCTCAATGGCTGTTAAAATACAGTAGGCATAAGTATGTTATAGTATTATGATAAATTctcatagaggcaggcagaattttattttaaaggccagctatttcatggatccaggatactatgcatcctgataaagttctcttggactttggaattaaaataaccccacatcatcacatacccttcaccatacattgacatggtgttttgtttttcagttagcctattagcctgtttgatgctcattgagctcaatgcaaattaaaccagctaataggctaactgaaaaaaaagtaaattggAGTCCAGTGATCAATTTAACAtcaatttacaaaaaaatattttacagtatattcctctttttagtcaactttagcaaggGGGCAAATACTTTTCCCACAGCACTGTATATGGGAATGGGGGCCCCTCCTTTGTTAGCACAATTTCGGCAATTTGCTTTTATTTCTCCAAATATCGGGTTTAAACCATTTACAGTATCTGTATCCTGTTTTTGTTTAACCAATTGTGTGTTCATCATAGTCTACTATGTCCTATTGCATTGTGAATTTTGGTCATATTCTCCTGTGGGGATGTGCATAAACCcttatttttttccatgtttcagGAAAGACACAAATTAGTACCAGCAGCAGAAAAGTTAGTCTGTTCTCTCCTCAGCTAAACTACTTCTGCATATGTGCTCAAAatcctgtaagtgtgtgtggctgtttacATGCTTTAGTTGTATGGATTTTTTCTTGCGTAGCTTTACTATTATTGCCCAGTCTTGGGCATGATGGaggttttttttactttgttttgAAACTGTCTTTGTTACCAAATTTCTAAATCAGCTTTTCACCTTCCTTTTTTGAACCGTCAGTGAATAGTATTACTCGTGCTGACTTCTGCTTTTGGCTTGCCTGTCACTCGTTTTGTGGGTTTCGGTCCCACATCTAAATTTGACTCTATGATCTTTCAGTACAATATGCCACTTTCCCCATCATGATGACAGAGCTCTGATACCTTCCACTGTGTCTTTTGATGCTTTCTGAAAGGAGGATATTTTGTGTTAGGAATGATTGTTGGATAAAATTTGAATGCTAGAGTCAATAAACTTTTCCTCCTCTGAGAGGTCTGTCATAATGTCAACTTGTCTTAATGTGGTCAAGGCTCCCATGAGCACAGAGGGGGCCTGATCTGTGGGTGCTGCTTGGAAAATAAGCCGCTAGCGTAGCGGTCATATAatgattgtcaaagttttttttcttttcttcttcttcttttttcctgtcatctacttcctgaatttttggtaaACGATTCCTGGGACaacgtaacaccggggcacatgaaacttgggcatgtagccccagtagactttcaCTGAAAAATGTTGAGTCCCTATTCCAAGCTAGCCCTATTTCCTATGTTCGTACTGGCAATATTGTGGTTTTCtcataaattaattaattatgtgagtcaaggcaggagTACATactttttggcaatatagtgcatGTAGATGAAAAAACATGCACTACTGCCCACCGGGAAAATGTCCGGTATGCCAGATGGCCAGTCCTTCCATGATCTAACATCCATGAAAACACTCTCGTAAGACCCTCACAAACAAATATCAGTTCTGTGCAACATTAAAAGTGTGAATCTAATGCACACCAGCCACAGGAATTGTACGTACACAGTATTCCTATGGACTGGTAGGGAGTGGAACAACAACTCCCTAACTCCCTCATGTGGATACCTTTGGAACTGCCTCACTGCCTCACTGCCCCGTGGATTCAACAGAAAGTCCCTGCTTAAAAACTTGCATTACATCATTAACCGATTGACTACGTCATTTAATCAGCCTCTGTCGCCATTTTGCAACATTATAAATATGAAAAGGAACCCCTTGTTAATGTACAGCCCTGAATATATCAATATAAAATCTATTATAAAGTGTTCCGTTTTCAGGTTGAAGTGCACTTGGATGAGTTATGTGTATTCCAGTCACTAAAACCAACCTGATGTGCATGAgttagggtgaccacctccagtcagacaaaatgtgggacaagtagcatggtaaagagggacaatgtgggacagtagtaataactttaaacttaagatatattgccagatctaatttaccaagcaacattttttttaatctaccgACATAAGATTAAGACTCTACCTaggctaaaagacaaaacattaattttgcaacatctcatctttattgggattatcaaaattgtcagctgtccaagggaccaggcattatgcagctgaaagaatgcactcagtgaatcaaattcttaaaatactgtacaacacacaaaaaaaatattagacccACCTAGCCTAAGTTCAACCAAATAAGTTCAGCCTATAGTCTACATGTATAGTTGAGGCTTGCatagaaagttgaactatttcagtgcaaagaggtaaaccagaatcttttatgatttgcatgtttctttgatgtgttttttattatctgccaaggaggttattttcattggggcttgtttgtctgtctgttggttcgcaagataactcaaaaagttaaggatgggattttcaggaaaggtctgaaatgacccacggaacaaacgattaaatgggagttatccaggaggcggttgtgttttcgcttggcctaggtctgcgctctcagagtgtttttttagttttgtaggactcacttgcaccatgtcgcttcacatcgtattcttcaccatgccacagagaaaaacacaaatgcaaaatgccctctctgcttcgccgtctacaggtctttgccaagagtatgttgcggtccattcgctgtaagtgcatcttctctttctcgtgGCCACACTGGCCATGGCTGCTTAACCTGACCGAGGAGCGCGCTCGccaatttgagatctttgacaaCGTTGCGGATGCGTACGTGCACCaggcaacagtttgattgacgtacgactcagcctatcgactaccgattttattgctctcctttgaactattggacataagttaacactacgcctgtgggcgtatctgtgtatttattttcaattggccagggtcgaacgaaaaagcgggacagatgctcaatttgcgtgaggcgggacaaagggtaaaattgctgtacagtacaacgtaaagcgggacaggtggtcaccctagcATGAGTACCAAATTCAACTCAACTCAATCAACTCAAATATCAGTTAATAGGACACAATTAAAAGTGTTAATTAGAGTTATATTTGACTTATAATGTATTCAATATTACTCACAAATGAAGTATTTGGCTACAAAGCATTCAGTTTTCATTTAGTGTTGTAGTCTCAGTTGTGACaacattttgaaataattaATAAACAATACAACTGATTTAAATGTCTGATTTTTTGAGGGCCTTAATATTTCCATTCCCATGATCTGATCtagtaccctggaaatccagagttcttgcgaGAGCACAATATGAATTGTCTCTGAGATACTCTGGCGacaagcaatgatgcacgttacttttGCCCCTTGAGTCGGGgaaaaccaatcacatcggtgtatctaATAGAGGCAGgacagaggcgagctaaacagatgacggggaaaaccaatcacatcggtgtatctaATAGAGGCAGGACAGAGGCAAGCTAAACAGATGACGACAGTGCTGCAATGTtggaagtcagtaaacattggttgtggtgttatccaattgcatcgAAGTCTGGAATCAGTCAAGAGTAAAAATTGGTCGTGGTGTTATCCAATGTGCTAtgagattttcaaatgtatGCTTGGTGCCACCCCTTGAGTTGAGCCATTTTCATTATCCGTGGCTAGACTATCTGAAAGATTAACAGGTTCTGGATTTTCCTGGCTATTGATCTAGTGGTGAGAAAATTGTGAGCTAGGCTAGCATTTATACATTTACAGTGTCTTGCAATTATCTGCAGTTCTAACAGAAGATCTAATCTAGGCAATCTGATTGAATAGATCTGTGTTAGTGAAAGGGTACTGATATCTGTCTAAACTGGCCTGAGTTGGGGAAGACTTTAGTCTACTGGAAAACTTTGGAGTTGGTGAATTAGAGTAAGAGGAGAATGCCaacataataatatataatgtgCTGCAATCCTACCAATAATGATTTTGCTTCACTTTGATGAGTAGTAGTACATTCTtgtttaggcctacttgttaAATGTGGTTGATTGATAACTATTAGGAGTACATTACTTGTTGCAGTTTGACTTGAATGTCTCTATGTCCACCGTGCCTCTTTATGACAATAGTGTGTGTACTGGGAATGTTTAGTCTAGACAATTTTGTACTGTGCCTTTAAGGTTTGAGCTCACATAAAAACAGGAAGGAACGCCCACTTTTGGTGAAATGAAACCAAACCATTTTAGCTCTTAGAAGCCCGTTTAGCTTGTAGCTTGAGTGTCCTTTTGTGAACAAGAAATGGCTTTTATTCCTGTGTCTCAGGACGAGTTCAGCTGTTGTGTTTGCCTGGATCTACTGAAGGACCCGGTGACTGTTCcctgtggacacagtttctgTTTGAACTGCATTACAGGCTGCTGGGATCAAGAAGACCAGAAGGGTGTTtacagctgcccccagtgcagagAGACCTTCACTCCAAGGCCTGCTCTACGCAGAAACACAATGCTGACTGAAGTTATAGAGAAGCTGAAGAAGACTGTACTGCAGTCTGATGTTAAGGCTCCTTCCTACGCCGGACCAGACGATGTGGAATGTGATTTCTGCTCTGGGAGAAAACATAAAGCCATCAAGTCATGTCTAACATGCCTGGTCTCCTATTGTGAAGCTCATATTCAGCCTCACTATGAAGTGCCTCGCTTTAGCAAGCACAAGCTGGTGAATGCCACCTCCCAGCTTCAGGAGAGGATCTGCTCTCAGCATGACAGGATTATTGAGGTGTTTTGTCGCACAGACCAGCAGTTAATCTGTATGATGTGTTCCTTGGACAACCACAACGGACATAAGACGGTCTCAGCCGGTGCAGAACGGACCGAGAAGCAGGTTAgtcaccccctccccacccacacatgcacaccttttAATCAGAGAATAATTCTGAAAAGTAACATTAAAGTTTAGGGTTGTTGATGCCTCTGGATATTTGTAATGATCATGACTCAAATGATGAACGCACAGAATAGAATAAGCTATTCTATGTCGGTCTGTGTGCATCTATCCATAGACAGAGTTGCTGGGGATGAAGGTGGGGAACCAGACACAGATCCAGCAGAGAATGAAGGAGCAGCAAGTGGTCCATCAGGCCCTGCTAACTCTAAAGGTCATTACTGTTCATCCAGTCATTTGCAGTCTGTTTATTTATACTTTTCAACATGGCTCATTAATTGTTTATTCTTGCACATGGCTAAActacagtttatttattttgctagaCCTGTTTAGTCATTATACTATGGTAAAGGACATTAGAAGTCAAAACatctatttactgtatgtagcacatttcatacacagaggtctttcaatgtgctttacataagcACAAGCCAACAGGAATAGCATAGAAGGGCAATGGTCaaagaaacatttaaaaaaaagaggaaacataaacacacaaggtAAAATTACATAAAAGCATTAAAAGTGTTTgaaaagtaataataaaaacacacataaaagggTAATAGTTTAAAGGTGTTTTAAAAAATAAGATAattaaaacacatacaaaaacaacatGGAATGGTTATACATTGCGCTTTGCGTGCACACCTACTGAAAAACATATATgcctcctgaatccagacggtgatTTGGATcgctcccaaaatgtaataatttcttccttgggtcatttcagaccttccctgaaaatgtaattgaaaattggaaaatccatccatcactttttgagttatcttgctaacaaacagacagacaaacatacaaacaaacccagatgaaaacataacctccttggcggaggtaatcaCATTcaggtgtgacacacacacgtacagtataacCCAGGTAAGGTaaaattgcaaaaaaaaaagcattaaaagtgtttaaaaataataataaaaacacacataaaaagggTAATACTGTAGTTTAAAGGTAAAAGTAATGATTaaaacacaaaagacaacatataACGA
This window encodes:
- the LOC134077887 gene encoding E3 ubiquitin/ISG15 ligase TRIM25-like isoform X1, whose amino-acid sequence is MAFIPVSQDEFSCCVCLDLLKDPVTVPCGHSFCLNCITGCWDQEDQKGVYSCPQCRETFTPRPALRRNTMLTEVIEKLKKTVLQSDVKAPSYAGPDDVECDFCSGRKHKAIKSCLTCLVSYCEAHIQPHYEVPRFSKHKLVNATSQLQERICSQHDRIIEVFCRTDQQLICMMCSLDNHNGHKTVSAGAERTEKQTELLGMKVGNQTQIQQRMKEQQVVHQALLTLKASAQEALEDTERMFTELINFMEQKRSEVTESIRAQERAEVSRAEGLLEQLELEITKLKSRDAEMEKLQPVEDPVDFLQSFKQHLASTSEDFLGVTFESGFSFSEIMKAVSPSLREKTKKFHQEVLKVTGFMKGDLVKLKTPETISKFLYCPHGSHKYNITVGGVGVVSALTETDSMTFNFPDHSGWKGSSSKLELVLAMH
- the LOC134077887 gene encoding E3 ubiquitin/ISG15 ligase TRIM25-like isoform X2; amino-acid sequence: MAFIPVSQDEFSCCVCLDLLKDPVTVPCGHSFCLNCITGCWDQEDQKGVYSCPQCRETFTPRPALRRNTMLTEVIEKLKKTVLQSDVKAPSYAGPDDVECDFCSGRKHKAIKSCLTCLVSYCEAHIQPHYEVPRFSKHKLVNATSQLQERICSQHDRIIEVFCRTDQQLICMMCSLDNHNGHKTVSAGAERTEKQTELLGMKVGNQTQIQQRMKEQQVVHQALLTLKSFKQHLASTSEDFLGVTFESGFSFSEIMKAVSPSLREKTKKFHQEVLKVTGFMKGDLVKLKTPETISKFLYCPHGSHKYNITVGGVGVVSALTETDSMTFNFPDHSGWKGSSSKLELVLAMH